From the genome of Desmodus rotundus isolate HL8 chromosome 2, HLdesRot8A.1, whole genome shotgun sequence, one region includes:
- the LOC112309121 gene encoding P2Y purinoceptor 3-like encodes MLLWGLFCFLPGEAEAGAAVLPEGASQEMKQLDTNASREQGLCRLPEDYKQIYLSLTYSIIFVLGLPLNGTVLWLSWHQSKRWSCATIYLVNLMVADLLYVLTLPFLIVTYALGDRWPFGELLCKLVRFLFYTNLYGSILLLTCISVHRFLGVCHPLTSMPYRTRRHALLGTAATWALVVLLVLPTLVFSHTDYINGQVVCYDMTNPENFDQFFVYGMVQMLSGFVFPSLVILVCYSLMVRTLTKPQETLERVDNAARAKSIRTILLVCSLFTLCFVPFHITRSFYLILRFVAFQDCRLLMVASFTYKIWRPLVSMNSCLNPVLYFLSGGNNRVRLLQKLRHNKVGEHPAGAKGERPRDGQIWVLSR; translated from the coding sequence ATGCTGCTCTGGGGTCTGTTTTGTTTCCTCCCAGGGGAAGCAGAAGCAGGAGCAGCTGTGCTCCCAGAGGGGGCCTCCCAGGAGATGAAGCAGCTGGACACTAATGCTTCAAGGGAACAAGGCCTCTGCCGGCTCCCGGAGGACTACAAGCAAATATACCTTTCCCTGACCTACAGCATCATCTTCGTGCTAGGGCTGCCCCTGAACGGCACTGTCTTGTGGCTCTCCTGGCACCAAAGCAAGCGCTGGAGCTGTGCCACCATCTATCTGGTGAACCTGATGGTGGCTGATCTGCTTTATGTGCTGACACTACCCTTCCTCATTGTCACCTATGCCCTGGGTGACAGGTGGCCCTTTGGGGAACTGCTCTGCAAGCTGGTGCGCTTCCTGTTCTACACCAACCTCTATGGCAGCATCCTGTTGCTGACCTGCATCTCCGTTCACCGCTTCCTGGGTGTGTGCCACCCCCTGACCTCAATGCCCTACCGGACCCGCCGTCACGCCCTGCTGGGCACTGCTgccacctgggccctggtggtCTTGCTGGTGCTGCCCACACTGGTCTTCTCCCACACAGACTACATCAATGGCCAGGTGGTCTGCTACGACATGACCAATCCGGAGAATTTTGATCAGTTTTTTGTCTACGGTATGGTTCAGATGTTGTCTGGCTTTGTCTTTCCCTCTTTGGTTATCTTGGTGTGCTACTCCCTGATGGTGAGGACCCTGACCAAACCACAGGAGACCCTTGAGAGGGTGGACAATGCAGCCCGGGCCAAGTCCATCCGGACCATCCTGCTGGTGTGCAGCCTCTTCACCCTCTGCTTCGTGCCCTTCCACATCACACGTTCCTTCTACCTCATACTGCGCTTCGTGGCGTTCCAGGACTGCCGGCTCCTGATGGTGGCCAGTTTCACCTACAAGATATGGAGGCCGCTGGTGAGCATGAACAGCTGCCTCAACCCAGTCCTGTATTTCCTGTCAGGTGGGAACAACAGGGTCAGGCTCttgcagaaactgaggcataacAAGGTGGGTGAGCACCCAGCTGGAGCCAAGGGTGAAAGACCCAGGGATGGGCAGATCTGGGTACTGTCAAGATGA